From Bacillus basilensis, a single genomic window includes:
- the coxB gene encoding cytochrome c oxidase subunit II → MKKQWRLLSFVSLLALLLGGCGKAFQSTLIPQGEVAKMQYDLLLLASAIMVGVVLVVTIIFLYVIVRFRQKKGQEDYIPEQVEGNHKLEIIWTVIPIILLLILAVPTVTYTFKLADVSAMEKKNIDKDTIVVDVTANLYWWEFSYKSEKIVTSQDLVIPTGKKVYLNLKGADIKHSFWVPSLAGKMDTNTDNVNKMWLKADKSGTYNGFCTEFCGPSHSLMQFKVKALDESEYKKWLADMKKIDGKKEVASTKAQEGQEIFNKSCIGCHAVGSNDSRPPSARIAPNLANFADRDTVAGIAENNEENLKKWLKDPENMKPGNKMTGKYGNLTDDQIDALNAYLQTLKVEK, encoded by the coding sequence ATGAAGAAACAGTGGCGACTGCTTTCGTTCGTTTCACTGCTGGCTTTACTGTTAGGGGGATGCGGTAAAGCCTTTCAATCTACTTTAATTCCGCAAGGAGAAGTAGCAAAAATGCAATATGATTTGCTCTTATTAGCGAGTGCAATCATGGTAGGAGTAGTACTAGTAGTTACTATTATTTTCTTGTATGTAATTGTGCGTTTCCGACAAAAGAAAGGTCAGGAAGATTATATTCCAGAGCAAGTTGAAGGGAATCACAAGCTAGAAATTATATGGACAGTTATTCCGATTATTCTTTTACTAATCTTAGCTGTTCCGACGGTTACATATACATTCAAACTTGCTGATGTAAGTGCGATGGAGAAAAAGAATATTGATAAAGATACTATCGTTGTTGATGTAACAGCGAATCTTTATTGGTGGGAATTTTCTTATAAATCAGAAAAAATAGTAACTTCTCAAGATTTAGTCATCCCCACAGGTAAGAAAGTGTATTTGAATTTGAAGGGTGCCGATATTAAACACTCATTTTGGGTTCCGTCTTTAGCTGGAAAAATGGATACAAATACAGACAATGTGAACAAAATGTGGTTAAAGGCAGATAAATCGGGCACTTATAATGGTTTTTGTACAGAATTTTGCGGCCCATCACATTCTTTAATGCAATTCAAAGTGAAAGCTTTAGATGAAAGCGAGTACAAAAAGTGGCTTGCTGATATGAAGAAGATTGATGGGAAGAAAGAAGTAGCTTCAACAAAGGCGCAAGAGGGCCAAGAAATATTTAATAAAAGCTGTATTGGTTGTCACGCAGTTGGATCTAATGATAGTAGACCACCTTCCGCTCGTATCGCACCAAACTTAGCAAACTTTGCGGATCGCGATACAGTTGCCGGCATTGCCGAAAACAATGAAGAAAACTTAAAAAAATGGCTGAAAGATCCTGAAAATATGAAACCAGGAAATAAAATGACTGGTAAATATGGCAACTTAACGGATGATCAAATTGATGCATTAAATGCATACTTACAAACGTTAAAAGTTGAAAAGTAA